A genomic region of Metopolophium dirhodum isolate CAU chromosome 1, ASM1992520v1, whole genome shotgun sequence contains the following coding sequences:
- the LOC132943694 gene encoding uncharacterized protein LOC132943694 — translation MSDVGKWVNRKYGDTNYFLTQGLTNHGCFNAYLYKIKKADSQNCSMCNADIDDANHTLFECDAYENWRQQLYAEIGHRLTPQDMIGTMLLGKRTWDLIAAYIHRIMEHKCEAERTRQAAATRLLT, via the coding sequence ATGAGTGATGTAGGCAAATGGGTCAACAGAAAATATGGCGACACAAACTACTTCCTGACCCAAGGCCTCACTAATCATGGATGCTTCAACGCCTATCTATACAAAATAAAGAAAGCGGACTCACAAAATTGCTCTATGTGCAACGCGGACATAGATGACGCAAATCACACGTTGTTTGAATGCGATGCGTACGAAAACTGGCGGCAACAGCTATATGCGGAGATTGGGCACAGGCTCACTCCGCAGGATATGATCGGTACTATGCTCCTGGGGAAGAGAACGTGGGATCTGATCGCGGCGTACATCCACCGAATCATGGAGCACAAATGTGAGGCCGAGAGGACCCGGCAAGCAGCAGCGACGAGACTATTGACCTAG